The following coding sequences lie in one Pan paniscus chromosome X, NHGRI_mPanPan1-v2.0_pri, whole genome shotgun sequence genomic window:
- the EZHIP gene encoding EZH inhibitory protein, whose protein sequence is MATQSDMEKEQKHQRDEGQGGLNNETALASGDACGTGNQDPAASVTTVSSQASPSGGAAPSSSTAGSSAAAATSAAIFITDEASGLPIIAAVLRDRHSDRQDCRSPHEVFGCVVPEGGSQAAVGPQKATGHADEHLAQTKSPGNSRRRKQPCRNQAARAQKPPGRRLFPEPLPPSSPGFRPSSYSCSGASTSSQATQPGPALLSHASEARPATRSRITLVASALRRRASGPGPVIRGCTAQPGPAFPRRVTHLDPARLSPESAPGPARRGRDSAPGPARRGRDSAPGPARRGRASAPGPARRGRDSAPVSAPRGRDSAPGPALRVRTARSDAGHRSTSTTPGTGLRSRSTQQRSALLSRRSLSGSADENPSCGTGSERLAFQSRSGSPDPEVPSRASPPVWHAVRMRASSPSPPGRFFLPIPQQWDESSSSYASNSSSPSRSPGLSPSSPSPGFLGLRSISTPSPESLRYALMPEFYALSPVPPEEQAEIESTAHPATPPEP, encoded by the coding sequence ATGGCCACTCAGTCAGACATGGAGAAGGAGCAGAAGCACCAGCGGGACGAGGGGCAGGGAGGGCTGAACAACGAAACCGCCCTTGCCTCCGGGGATGCCTGCGGGACCGGGAATCAAGATCCTGCTGCTTCCGTCACCACAGTCTCCAGCCAAGCATCTCCCTCGGGCGGCGCCGCCCCAAGCAGCAGCACAGCCGGTTCTTCCGCTGCAGCCGCCACCTCCGCCGCCATTTTCATCACCGATGAGGCCTCGGGGCTGCCAATCATAGCTGCTGTGCTGAGGGACAGGCATTCTGACCGCCAGGACTGCCGCAGTCCTCACGAAGTCTTTGGGTGTGTGGTGCCCGAGGGGGGCAGCCAGGCCGCTGTGGGGCCCCAGAAGGCCACTGGCCACGCCGACGAGCACCTGGCCCAGACCAAGAGCCCCGGGAACAGCCGTCGTAGGAAGCAGCCCTGCCGCAACCAGGCTGCCCGGGCTCAGAAGCCTCCAGGGCGGCGTCTGTTTCCTGAGCCTTTGCCGCCATCTTCTCCAGGGTTCCGGCCCAGCAGCTATTCCTGTTCCGGGGCTTCTACGTCAAGTCAGGCAACCCAGCCAGGCCCTGCACTCCTAAGCCACGCATCTGAGGCAAGGCCTGCTACCCGAAGCCGCATCACCCTGGTAGCTTCTGCTCTCCGCAGACGTGCATCTGGTCCAGGCCCTGTCATCCGAGGCTGCACCGCCCAGCCAGGCCCTGCTTTTCCACGCCGCGTCACTCATCTAGACCCTGCTCGTCTAAGCCCTGAATCTGCGCCAGGCCCTGCCCGCCGAGGCCGCGATTCTGCGCCAGGCCCTGCCCGCCGAGGCCGCGATTCTGCGCCAGGCCCTGCCCGTCGAGGCCGTGCATCTGCGCCAGGCCCTGCCCGCCGAGGCCGCGATTCTGCGCCAGTCTCTGCCCCCCGAGGCCGCGATTCTGCGCCAGGCCCTGCCCTTCGCGTCCGCACAGCAAGGTCAGACGCCGGTCATCGCAGCACCAGCACGACGCCAGGCACTGGCCTACGGAGCCGTTCCACCCAGCAAAGATCAGCCCTTCTCAGCCGCCGCTCTCTGTCTGGGTCAGCTGATGAGAATCCTTCCTGTGGGACTGGCTCAGAAAGGCTTGCCTTTCAGAGCAGATCAGGCTCTCCTGATCCTGAGGTCCCAAGCCGTGCTTCCCCGCCTGTTTGGCATGCAGTCCGTATGCGTGCCTCCTCACCCTCACCCCCTGGGAGGTTCTTCCTTCCCATCCCTCAGCAGTGGGATGAGAGCTCCTCCTCCTATGCTTCCAACTCCTCCTCCCCGAGTAGGTCTCCTGGCCTAAGCCCCTCATCCCCTTCCCCTGGGTTTTTGGGCCTGAGATCTATCTCCACTCCTAGCCCTGAAAGCCTTAGGTATGCTTTGATGCCTGAGTTTTATGCTCTGAGCCCTGTCCCTCCAGAAGAGCAGGCAGAAATAGAGAGCACAGCTCACCCCGCAACACCGCCTGAGCCGTGA